In Acidobacteriota bacterium, a single genomic region encodes these proteins:
- a CDS encoding leucyl aminopeptidase translates to MIAIATGNAMLEEEGDALVVGVFADLTWAGGAEEIVSQLGDWLDGELDAQKFTGKVGQIASVPGVDTNYGRIVFIGLGEEADAERVRQAAGRAANATKRSARVVTTLHLLDIDGATSAVVLGYLLGAYEFVERKSDPDAAITTDLVLAGGADDEGIAQATILAESVIFARNMVNEPANHKKPSVLADRILGVTEAHGVDVTVYDEVGIAAERFGGLAAVAQGATNPPRMVVMNYSPDGATKTLALVGKGIVFDSGGLSIKTAAGMETMKTDMSGAAAVAGAVSAIARLGLKVNVIGITPITENMTGGAAQRPGDVFTARNGTTVEVLNTDAEGRLVLADGLSLAAEAEPDLIIDVATLTGSCVVALGNDIAGLWASDDDVASTVTSAASAAGEKFWHMPLEQDYKSMIDSDIADIKNTAGRWGGAITAALFLQRFVGDQPWAHLDIAGPARADKAKHYVTKGGTGFAVRTMVAVAEAFAAE, encoded by the coding sequence ATGATTGCGATTGCGACTGGAAACGCCATGCTTGAAGAAGAGGGTGACGCGCTTGTCGTCGGCGTGTTTGCTGATCTCACATGGGCGGGCGGCGCCGAAGAGATCGTGTCGCAGCTTGGCGATTGGCTCGATGGCGAACTCGATGCCCAAAAGTTCACTGGCAAGGTAGGGCAGATTGCTTCGGTCCCCGGGGTGGACACAAACTACGGTCGTATCGTTTTCATCGGCCTTGGCGAAGAGGCTGATGCTGAGCGCGTGCGCCAGGCAGCGGGGAGGGCGGCGAATGCGACGAAGAGATCCGCCCGTGTCGTCACCACGTTGCACCTACTTGATATCGATGGCGCCACGAGTGCGGTCGTCTTGGGGTACCTCCTAGGGGCTTACGAATTTGTGGAACGCAAGTCAGACCCGGATGCTGCAATCACCACCGACCTCGTGCTCGCCGGAGGCGCTGACGACGAAGGCATTGCGCAGGCGACGATCCTTGCCGAGTCGGTCATCTTTGCTCGCAACATGGTGAACGAGCCCGCGAACCACAAGAAACCCTCCGTGCTTGCAGACCGTATTCTTGGGGTGACGGAGGCTCACGGCGTTGACGTCACTGTTTACGACGAGGTCGGCATCGCTGCTGAGCGGTTCGGAGGGCTTGCTGCTGTTGCTCAAGGAGCGACGAACCCGCCGCGCATGGTTGTGATGAACTACTCGCCCGACGGTGCGACGAAGACACTCGCTCTGGTCGGGAAAGGCATTGTGTTCGACTCCGGCGGTTTATCGATCAAGACGGCCGCTGGTATGGAGACAATGAAGACCGACATGTCCGGCGCAGCAGCAGTGGCGGGTGCCGTGTCGGCGATCGCCCGACTGGGTCTCAAGGTCAACGTTATTGGCATTACACCAATTACGGAGAACATGACCGGCGGGGCAGCACAACGTCCCGGTGACGTCTTTACGGCCCGCAACGGGACGACGGTCGAGGTGCTCAACACGGATGCGGAGGGTCGGTTAGTCCTTGCTGATGGATTATCGCTTGCTGCCGAGGCCGAACCGGATCTCATTATCGACGTTGCAACACTGACTGGTTCGTGTGTTGTCGCCCTCGGCAACGATATCGCAGGACTCTGGGCGAGCGATGATGACGTCGCGTCGACGGTGACTTCGGCGGCGTCGGCCGCTGGAGAGAAGTTCTGGCATATGCCCCTCGAGCAGGACTACAAGTCAATGATCGACTCGGACATTGCCGATATCAAGAACACCGCGGGGAGATGGGGCGGAGCGATCACCGCGGCCCTGTTCCTTCAGCGGTTCGTCGGCGACCAGCCTTGGGCGCACCTCGATATTGCCGGTCCGGCCCGTGCCGACAAGGCGAAACACTACGTAACAAAGGGCGGGACGGGGTTCGCGGTCCGCACAATGGTCGCGGTTGCCGAGGCGTTTGCTGCGGAGTAA
- the moeB gene encoding molybdopterin-synthase adenylyltransferase MoeB, protein MLDPTAGDCVGRTYQQIVDEAKQQIVEIDVADVSRLMDAGAAIIDIREFDEYTQGAIEGATFVPRGMLELRINAVVPDIDTPVILYCAGGGRSALAARDLTAMGYSNVMSLEGGFDGWKTSGAGWEVPGGLTQRQRGQYARHLALPEIGEEGQLALLKARVLLIGAGGLGSPVALYLAAAGVGTIGIVDSDRVDISNLQRQIMHTTQRIGHLKVDSASQAIAAINPDVTVVRHAERLVAANVLDILDGYDVIVDGADNFPTRYLLNDASLHTNTPVVHGSVYRFEGQVTVFSPWQGPCYRCLFPQPPPPELAPNCATAGVLGVLPGIIGSLQALEAIKLVLHLGDSLSGRLLTYDALDQHFMELRLERDPDCAACGRDGTRPALVDYDDLCVAQA, encoded by the coding sequence ACAGCAAATCGTCGAAATCGACGTGGCCGATGTATCTCGACTGATGGACGCCGGGGCTGCCATCATCGACATTCGCGAGTTCGACGAGTACACCCAGGGAGCGATCGAGGGAGCGACGTTCGTCCCCCGCGGGATGCTCGAACTCAGAATCAATGCAGTGGTGCCCGACATCGACACGCCCGTAATCTTGTACTGCGCGGGTGGCGGACGATCGGCGCTTGCCGCCCGCGACCTGACCGCCATGGGCTACAGCAACGTGATGTCCCTGGAGGGCGGATTTGACGGCTGGAAGACCAGTGGCGCCGGCTGGGAAGTGCCTGGTGGCCTTACACAGCGCCAGCGAGGCCAATACGCACGCCATCTGGCCCTCCCCGAGATCGGTGAAGAGGGCCAGCTCGCGCTCCTCAAGGCCCGGGTTCTGCTTATCGGTGCGGGCGGCCTCGGCTCGCCTGTTGCGCTGTACCTCGCCGCTGCGGGCGTCGGCACCATCGGAATTGTGGATTCGGACCGAGTAGACATCTCCAACCTTCAGCGCCAAATCATGCATACAACACAGCGCATCGGGCATCTCAAGGTCGACTCCGCAAGCCAGGCGATCGCGGCGATCAATCCGGACGTGACTGTTGTTCGCCACGCAGAACGTTTGGTCGCAGCGAACGTTCTAGACATTCTCGACGGTTACGACGTGATCGTCGACGGTGCCGACAATTTCCCGACGCGCTACTTGCTCAACGACGCCTCGTTACACACCAACACTCCAGTGGTTCACGGGTCGGTGTATCGGTTCGAAGGCCAGGTAACGGTCTTCTCGCCATGGCAGGGACCCTGCTACCGATGCTTGTTTCCACAACCGCCACCACCCGAGCTGGCGCCGAACTGTGCAACCGCGGGTGTGCTCGGTGTCCTTCCCGGCATCATCGGATCACTGCAAGCCTTGGAAGCCATCAAACTGGTGTTACACCTCGGCGACTCGTTGTCAGGACGGCTTCTCACATACGACGCCCTCGACCAGCATTTCATGGAACTGCGACTCGAACGCGACCCTGACTGCGCGGCCTGCGGTCGGGACGGGACTCGTCCAGCGCTCGTCGACTACGACGACCTCTGCGTTGCGCAAGCGTGA
- a CDS encoding CAP domain-containing protein: MTTVMFTGLVPQAVAGPGEGSFVASMNAERAARGLAPLEVYWDLRDDARSQSVAMQAQDKLYHNGSLSSVTSGWIALGENVGVGPDFAAIQAAFMNSASHRKNILGDYNYLGVGTVQADGKMWVTVVFMKGPLGLVTPVEPEPAPETEPEPELPPSVQPVTKPTPSTPARRVSVAAPGDTGTHPVQRWGRPPGLHPYSV; the protein is encoded by the coding sequence GTGACCACTGTCATGTTCACAGGTCTGGTACCGCAAGCAGTTGCTGGCCCGGGCGAGGGCAGTTTCGTTGCGAGCATGAACGCCGAACGCGCCGCCCGGGGTCTCGCACCGCTCGAGGTGTACTGGGATCTCCGCGACGACGCTCGTTCACAGTCAGTGGCCATGCAAGCCCAGGACAAGCTTTACCACAATGGCTCTCTGTCCTCAGTGACATCTGGTTGGATCGCGCTAGGCGAGAACGTCGGTGTGGGTCCAGATTTCGCGGCAATCCAAGCAGCTTTCATGAACTCAGCATCGCACCGTAAGAATATTTTGGGCGACTACAACTACTTAGGCGTTGGCACGGTGCAAGCCGATGGCAAGATGTGGGTCACCGTCGTGTTCATGAAGGGTCCTCTCGGTCTTGTGACTCCCGTCGAACCCGAGCCCGCTCCGGAGACTGAACCGGAGCCAGAGTTACCGCCGAGCGTTCAACCTGTCACGAAACCGACGCCGAGCACCCCCGCACGGCGAGTCTCGGTCGCTGCGCCCGGCGACACCGGCACTCACCCAGTGCAGCGCTGGGGTCGCCCGCCCGGTCTGCATCCCTACTCGGTGTGA